In Acholeplasma equirhinis, the sequence ATGAAAAATTACATAAATTATTTAAACTTTTACAATCCATACAATATGGTGATATAAAAGAGTCATACGGATGGGTTATTTCGGTATAATAAAAGGGGAGCCTATAAAGAAAGGGACATTCATGAAGCCGCTTAAAAATATACCAGAGCATGTCGCTATCATTTTAGATGGCAATGGCCGTTGGGCTAAATTAAGAGGATTACCAAGATCCGTTGGTCACTATCAAGGTGGCTTAAACTTGGTCAAGGTTGCAAATGCTGCAAACGAGATGGGGATTAAAATACTTTCTGTCTATGCATTTTCAACTGAAAATTGGAAACGACCTCAAGAAGAAGTCGACTACTTAATGACGAAACCAGCTGAGATGTTAAATGAAAATTTAGAAAAATTCAAAACATCTACAATTAAAATTCAAATCAAAGGTCGTAAGGACCGAATTCCTAAAGACTTACTAAATGTCTTTAATAAGATTGAAGACTTAACAAAAGACCATACAGGTTTAATTTTAAATATTTGTTTTGACTATGGTAGTTATTATGAAATGTTAGAAGCGATGAAAAACACCAAAGAATTTACAGAAACTGCTTTTAATAATGAACTGATGATTAAAGAAAAAGTCGATTTACTCATTCGCACAGGTGGCGAATATCGTCTGTCGAACTTTATGTTGTGGCAAGCTGCTTACGCAGAACTTTTATTTGTTAAAAAGTACTGGCCACAATTCGGTAAAAAAGATTTATATAAAGCAATTAAAAATTATACAAAACGTAACCGACGTTTTGGGGGAGTTAAAGCTTGA encodes:
- the uppS gene encoding polyprenyl diphosphate synthase, with the translated sequence MKPLKNIPEHVAIILDGNGRWAKLRGLPRSVGHYQGGLNLVKVANAANEMGIKILSVYAFSTENWKRPQEEVDYLMTKPAEMLNENLEKFKTSTIKIQIKGRKDRIPKDLLNVFNKIEDLTKDHTGLILNICFDYGSYYEMLEAMKNTKEFTETAFNNELMIKEKVDLLIRTGGEYRLSNFMLWQAAYAELLFVKKYWPQFGKKDLYKAIKNYTKRNRRFGGVKA